Below is a window of Dietzia timorensis DNA.
CGACTCATCCGCCCAGGTTCGCAGACTGACCCCGCACGAACTTAGGAGACGCGCCCTAGAGGTCAGCTGTCAACAACCTTCTGGCCAGCAACACCTAGCCCGCGCGAGCTGGAACTCGGTGAGTAACTACCAGCGAAGCAAGTCCTACATGTCTGACGGTGCAGAACTGTGCGTTTCGCTCTGGACTTCGTATCGTGGTGACCGCTGTATCGGGGAGGTGATGGGCCGGCCGCATACCGTCGTCGGAATGGTAGCCTTCCGCTGCCCGTTCTATCAACGGCGGAGGCACAGCCGGTTCTCGCCGGCCGGCCCAGATTGTGGTCGTGCCGCAACGGAGGCGGCTCTGTCGGAGTACATAGCGGCCGCGCCCGTGTCCTCTACGCTGAGGACATGAGCGTCGCTCGGCAGTCGAGTTGATCAGAATCTAGCCCACAAACGTGACAGTACAGTCCGCAGAGAACTAGTCATGTCAATGTAGCTCTTGCCATTCTTCAGGCAACCCCGAACTCGGGGCTCAACAAGTCCGCGTCGACACCATAGAATTGAAGCTGCAGTGAGACAGCGCCGCAATCTCGCTGGCGAACGTAGGTGAATCAGAACGTCCGCCCGTTCAATCGCAAATACTCGAAAAACGTCACGACAAAAACGCCATGCTCGTCAGACTGTGAACCTCCTTCCCCGGTCGTAAAGTTTCAGGCCCTTACCTCAGAGCCTGGGATAGCTTGAGTCCCCAGCTTCGCTCCCTAACCTTCCCCAGACGCACCTATCTCCAACAACCTCGGGGCGGTACGTCGCACCTGCGCGAAAGTTCGTCGGGCGGAACTACACTGGGAGCTATGGACCCTCGCATTTCTCTCGTGACTCTCGCTGTCGCGGACGTAGCCCGGTCCCGGCGTTTTTATCTGGAGGGGCTCGGTTGGAAACCGGAATTTGAAGCGTCGGACATTTTTATGGTCCGTGCGGGAGAGCACCTAATTTTGTCACTTTGGGATCGCGATCGATTCCAGGAGGAGGTTGGCCAGATTTCTGTTGGCGATGGTGTAGCGCCGCTTACCCTCGCGCACAACGTCGGTACGCGTGGTGAAGTCGATGAAATCTTGCGAACCGCACGGGACGTAGGAGCCGAACCGATCGCCGAGGCGGTCGAGAGGGAGTGGGGCGGATACAGCGGATACTTCGGTGATCCGGATGGGTACCGGTGGGAAGTTGCGTTCGCTCCCGGCCCGGTTAATGATGTCGTGCTCCCCGATTGAGATTGCCGCTTGCATTGGCGCTGTTGCACTAACGGGTAGATCGTCGGATGCTTGGATTCCAGCAATCGATGCAACGGGTCAGGTCGTCTGGGATTCTATCTCTCGGGAGAAGCGTTCCGCCGGCGTTGCCCAGTCCAAGCACTTTCGTGGACGGTGGTTGAGGCGGCTGGCCACAGCGTCGGGGTCGTCTTGGGTGTACCGCTGCAGCGGTGTGCCTTTCGGGAAGTATTGACGTAGCAGCCCGTTGGTGTTCTCATTCGAGCCGCGCTGCCATGGCGAGGCAGGATCACAGAAGTAGATTTTCAGCCCCAAGGCCGCGCTGGTCACGCCATGCGAACTCATCTCCGCGCCTTGATCCCAGGTCAGCGTTCGGCGCATTTCGCTAGGTAGAGAGCTCATGACGTTGATGAGGCTGGCGCTGAGCACGTCCGCGAACCGCTCGTTGCCCACGTGAGCGAGGATGGTGAACCGTGTGGTGCGTTCGACGACCGTCGCGATCGAGGAACGCCCCGGTGCCCGACGATAAGATCTCCTTCCCAGTGCC
It encodes the following:
- a CDS encoding VOC family protein; this translates as MDPRISLVTLAVADVARSRRFYLEGLGWKPEFEASDIFMVRAGEHLILSLWDRDRFQEEVGQISVGDGVAPLTLAHNVGTRGEVDEILRTARDVGAEPIAEAVEREWGGYSGYFGDPDGYRWEVAFAPGPVNDVVLPD